The sequence below is a genomic window from Thalassomonas haliotis.
GTTTAGCGCTGGCGGCATATGGGGTTAACGTAATTGGCCGTTAAAAGAAAGCCAAAGCAGGGGCTGCTTTGGCTTTTTTGTTTCTGAAAGCTCCTATTTAACTTCTTCACCGGCGGCCTGTTTGTCGGCATGGTAGCTTGAGCGTACCAGCGGGCCACAGGCGGCGTGTTCAAAGCCCATCTTCATGGCTTCTACGCGGAACATTTCAAAGTCGTCCGGGTGTACGTAACGCTCAACCGGCAGGTGATGTTTACTCGGCTGCAGGTACTGGCCTATGGTCAGCATAGTCACGCCGTGGTTGCGTAAATCCTGCATGACTTCGAGGATTTCTTCATTGGTTTCACCCAGGCCTACCATTAAACCGGATTTGGTCGGCACGTCAGGGTTGGCTTCGCCGAATTTTTTCAGCAAGTCCAGTGACCACTGGTAGTTGGCGCCGGGACGGGCCTTGGTATATAAGCGCGGCGCGGTTTCCAGGTTGTGGTTAAACACATCCGGCGGCGACTGGTTTAAAATCTCCAGTGCCTTGTCCATGCGGCCGCGAAAATCCGGTACCAGGACTTCCACTTTGGTTTTAGGGGCATGGATGCCGATTTCTTTGATACAGTCGGCAAACTGCTGGGCGCCGCCGTCACGTAAGTCATCGCGGTCAACTGAGGTGATCACCACGTATTTCAGCGCCATGTCTTTTAACGTTAATGCCAGTTTTTTCGGCTCTTCGGCATTGGGGGCCAGCGGACGGCCATGGCCGACATCGCAGAACGGACAACGCCGGGTACAGATGTCACCTAAGATCATAAAGGTGGCGGTGCCGTGGTTAAAACATTCCGACAGGTTCGGGCAGGAAGCTTCTTCACAAACCGAGTGCAGATCATGTTTACGCAATGCCGATTTTATTGAGTCAATGCGCTCTGTGGTGCGGGGAAGTTTGATGCGCAGCCATTCCGGCTTGCGTAACATAGTTTCCCGCTCTGAGGTGACCACTTTGATCGGAATATGTGCCATTTTTTCTGCGTCACGCAACTTAGTGCCCGGGGCAATGCGTGATGATTTAGTCGTCATATCTTCTTTTCCAAACCTGTTGTTGTGGATGGTTTTTCTTTTATTGCTAAGTTTTTATCAGTCAATGCTGTTTATTCATCGACCAGCAGTGTTTCCAGCCCGTTTTGATAGCGGACTTCTTCTGCTTCGAATAACCGGGTTAAATGCTCGATTAAACTCTTGCCGGCTTGCTCGACATTGTCCGGGCCGTTATAGTCGCAGGTTTGCACCATTTCCAGTCCGGCATAACCGCAGGGGTTGATGCGCTGGAAAGGAGACAAGTCCATATTGACGTTTAACGCCAGGCCATGGAATGAGCAGCCCTTACGTACCCTAAGCCCTAAAGAGGCGACTTTTTTGTCGTCGACGTAAACGCCGGGAGCATCTTTTTTGGCATAGGCGGTAATATTATAATCGGCCAGGGAGGCAACTATGCTGTTCTCAATCAAAGTTACCAGCTCCCGTACGCCTATTTTTCGCCGGCGCAGGTTGATCATAAAATAAATCACCTGCTGGCCCGGGCCGTGATAGGTCACCTGGCCGCCGCGGTCGACTTTAACCACGGGAATATCACCCGGCATCAGCAGGTGTTCTTCTTTGCCAGCCTGTCCCTGGGTAAATACCGGGGGGTGCTCTACCAGCCATAACTCGTCCAAGGTGTCGTCATTACGGTGATCGGTAAAATGTTGCATCGCCTGCCAGACAGTAGTGTAGTCCATATTGGCAAGTTGCCGAATTATTAACGTATTTTGCAAATCAGAGCCCAGATATATTCGGAATGTGCTTAGTATATTAAAATTATAAAGGAATATCACCCCGGTAGCAGTATGGTTATTGCCAAGCCGGGGTTAACACGCCTCACTAAACCGTGAAGCGGTTTATCATACTTGGCTATAAAACGTAGCGCACCTGCTCTATGGCATTTAAGCTGGTATAAACCAATTCGACATGCTCTTTGCTGGTGACGGTAACGGCAACAGAAACCGAATGATAGTTTCCTTTTGAGCTGGCTTTTACCGTTGGCGCATAATCACCCGGGGTATGCTTTTGCAGCTCGGCGACGATGAGATCGGGTAATTCATCACACGCGATCCCCATTACTTTGAAGTTTAATACTGCGGGGAAATCCAATAACTCATCAAAATGGGTTTTCATTTCTGTTCTCTTTCAATATAACGTTGTCACAAGTGTTTGTTTCATCTATTGAAAAACACCTGCTGTATTAAGGTTGGCATGAGTAAGCCAGTTATTAACCGATATTTTATCATTAATTGATAGAGCAGGGCTAATATCTCGGCAAACTAAGATATGATTTATGGGGATGCGTTGCCTTATTTCAACGGGCATTGACAAGATAACCGCTGTGCAGGCATAAAAAATCCCGGACTGAGCCGGGATTTGTGTTATTAAACCGGTTTGTTAGTTAACAAACTGCAGTTTAACGTAATCCACCAAACGGCTGAACATTCCGCCTTCGTTCACTTCCTGTAGCGTGACTAACGGGTAGTTGGCGATGTCCTGGCCGTCAAGTTGTAAAAACAGCTTACCGACTACTTCGCCTTTGCCCAGCGGTGCGGTCAGCTGGCGGTCCAGTTCGATATTGGCTTTGAGGTTTTTGCTTTGCCCCCTGGGGATGGTAATAGGGGTATCAACTAAAATACCTAAATCCACTTCTTCCATATCACCCATCCAGACACGGTTGGCGGCAAATTTTTCACCGGCATGATACGGGGTAATGGTTTCGAAGAAACGGAAACCATAGTTGAGTAACTTTTTACTTTCTACCTTACGGGCGCGTTCGCTTTCTGTGCCCATGACCACAGTGACCAGGCGCATGTCGTTTTTAGTGCCTGAGGTTACCAGGCTGTAACCTGCCTTGGAGGTATGGCCGGTTTTTAAACCGTCGACATTCAGGCTCTTATCCCACAACAGGCTGTTGCGGTTATATTGCTTGATATTGTTGTAGGTAAAAGATTTTTGCTTATAAACCTTATATTCTTCCGGTACGTCCCGGATCAGGGCGATGGCCAGGGTGGCCATATCACGCGGCGTGGTTTGGTGCGAGTCGCTGTCCAGGCCGTGGCTGTTCTCAAAAAAGCTGCTGTTCATCCCAAGCTGCTCGGCATGGGCATTCATTAAGTCGGCAAAGGCGCTTTCGCTGCCGGCGATATGCTCGGCCATGGCAACACAGGCATCATTGCCCGAGGCAACGATAATGCCCTGGTTGAGCAGGTCTACCGAGACTTCGGTGCCAACTTCGATAAACATTTTTGACGATTCAGGGAAATTTTTCGCCCAGGCATTTTCACTGATGGTGACTTTATCGTCTTTGCTGATGTTGCCGGTTTTGATTTCCTGGCCGATGATATAGCTGGTCATCATCTTGGTCAGACTGGCGGGGGCCAGCTGGGTATCGGCATTGCCTTCTGCAATCACTTTACCTGTGGTGTAATCCATCAGGATATAACCCTTGGCATTAATTTCCGGAGGGCTGGGAATAATCACCTGTTGTGCCAGGGCCGAGGCACTGATGATAAGAGAACCGAAAAGAGTAATAATTTTGCTTCGAGCAAAGACTCGTTTGCCTGCCAAATTCTTGGGCATAGTGATCCTTTGAAATTCTTATTTTGTTTGATACTTACTGGCTTATTAGGTTCGACTTTTTTAGATAACCTTTACTCATAGAGAGTAATAAAGGTTTATAAATAGCAATAATTAGCCAACAAAAATTTTTCCCGAGTATAACATCATCACCGCCGTTTACTATGGGGCAGAGGTAAAGTTTTGCCCGGTTATTGTAATAATTTACGTCGGTAAGCGCCGGAGTAACCGTTTTGTTGCAGAGTGGTTAATAAGCTGTTTAATGACTCTCCCTGCTCCAGCGGTCCCATTTGCACCCTAAAGATGCCGTTTTGCTCTCCCAGGCTGACCTTTTGCTGATATAAACTGGCCAGGGCAGCGGCGGTTGCCTGCGCTTGTTGCTGATCCCGGGTTGCCAGGATCTGAATATAATATTGCGCTTTGGCCGGGTTCTTTTTCTGGGAAAAGGTCGGGGAAAGGTTCGGGGCTTTTTCCGGAGCAGGGCCCGTTTCAGGGGGGCTTGTTAACTGAGCGGTTACGGCTGGTGCCTGATTTTGCTTTTGGCCAAAATCCGTGATGGCTGTGATGCGTACCTTGGCGGTACCGGTTTTTAACATATCCAGCTTATAGGCAGCGCTGTAGGATAAGTCGATGATCCTGCTCTCGTGAAAAGGGCCGCGGTCATTGACCCTGACAATCACGGATTTGTTATTGCTCAGGTTGGTAACTTTGGCATAGGTAGGCAGGGGCAGATTTTTATGGGCGGCACTCATGGCGTACATGTCATAGATTTCACCGTTGGAGGTCAGGTGGCCATGAAACTTTTTCCCGTACCAGGAGGCGATACCGGTCTGGCTGAAACTTTCCGCGCTTTTCAGCACCTGGTAATGCTTGCCGCGTACTTGATAGTTTTTATTGCCGCCGCGGCTATGGGCTTCGGCGCGTGGCACGGCGTCGTGCAGTTCGCCGGCACTTGGCAGGCGAGTCGGGGTGCTGTCGTTGGCTTGCTGATAACGGCCGTACTGCTTGCTACAGGCGGTTAAAAATAGGGTGATAAAGATGAGTAACGCCGTTTTGTTCACTTTGCTTCTTCTTATTGTTATTGCTTGTTATTGTTTATGTGCTGCTTTGTCGGTTGCTTTTGATAAGCGCCCTTTAAAAGCCAGCTTTTATGAGCCAATGAAACGCCTGTGGGTACTGATAGCCATCAATATGCCAAATCCCGCCATTAATGTCACCATGGAAGTACCGCCGTAACTGACCAGCGGCAGGGGCACGCCTACCACAGGCAATAACCCGGAAACCATGCCGATGTTAACAAAGACATAAACAAAAAAGGTCAGGGTCAGACTGCCTGCCAGTAATTTGGTAAAGGCTTGCTGGGCATTGACCGCAATCCACAAGCCGCGCATCACGATAGCCAGATAAACCAGCAACAGCAGGGCTACGCCGACCAGGCCGAATTCTTCACTGAAAACGGCAAAAATAAAGTCGGTATGGCGCTCGGGTAAAAACTCCAGCTGGGACTGGGTGCCTTGTAACCAGCCTTTGCCGTGCAGGCCGCCGGAGCCGATGGCGATTTTTGACTGGATAATATGATAACCCGAGCCGAGCGGGTCCTGCTCGGGATTTAAGAAGGTCAGCACCCGCT
It includes:
- a CDS encoding serine hydrolase, with translation MPKNLAGKRVFARSKIITLFGSLIISASALAQQVIIPSPPEINAKGYILMDYTTGKVIAEGNADTQLAPASLTKMMTSYIIGQEIKTGNISKDDKVTISENAWAKNFPESSKMFIEVGTEVSVDLLNQGIIVASGNDACVAMAEHIAGSESAFADLMNAHAEQLGMNSSFFENSHGLDSDSHQTTPRDMATLAIALIRDVPEEYKVYKQKSFTYNNIKQYNRNSLLWDKSLNVDGLKTGHTSKAGYSLVTSGTKNDMRLVTVVMGTESERARKVESKKLLNYGFRFFETITPYHAGEKFAANRVWMGDMEEVDLGILVDTPITIPRGQSKNLKANIELDRQLTAPLGKGEVVGKLFLQLDGQDIANYPLVTLQEVNEGGMFSRLVDYVKLQFVN
- the lipA gene encoding lipoyl synthase, with product MTTKSSRIAPGTKLRDAEKMAHIPIKVVTSERETMLRKPEWLRIKLPRTTERIDSIKSALRKHDLHSVCEEASCPNLSECFNHGTATFMILGDICTRRCPFCDVGHGRPLAPNAEEPKKLALTLKDMALKYVVITSVDRDDLRDGGAQQFADCIKEIGIHAPKTKVEVLVPDFRGRMDKALEILNQSPPDVFNHNLETAPRLYTKARPGANYQWSLDLLKKFGEANPDVPTKSGLMVGLGETNEEILEVMQDLRNHGVTMLTIGQYLQPSKHHLPVERYVHPDDFEMFRVEAMKMGFEHAACGPLVRSSYHADKQAAGEEVK
- a CDS encoding septal ring lytic transglycosylase RlpA family protein, which codes for MNKTALLIFITLFLTACSKQYGRYQQANDSTPTRLPSAGELHDAVPRAEAHSRGGNKNYQVRGKHYQVLKSAESFSQTGIASWYGKKFHGHLTSNGEIYDMYAMSAAHKNLPLPTYAKVTNLSNNKSVIVRVNDRGPFHESRIIDLSYSAAYKLDMLKTGTAKVRITAITDFGQKQNQAPAVTAQLTSPPETGPAPEKAPNLSPTFSQKKNPAKAQYYIQILATRDQQQAQATAAALASLYQQKVSLGEQNGIFRVQMGPLEQGESLNSLLTTLQQNGYSGAYRRKLLQ
- the lipB gene encoding lipoyl(octanoyl) transferase LipB, with protein sequence MQNTLIIRQLANMDYTTVWQAMQHFTDHRNDDTLDELWLVEHPPVFTQGQAGKEEHLLMPGDIPVVKVDRGGQVTYHGPGQQVIYFMINLRRRKIGVRELVTLIENSIVASLADYNITAYAKKDAPGVYVDDKKVASLGLRVRKGCSFHGLALNVNMDLSPFQRINPCGYAGLEMVQTCDYNGPDNVEQAGKSLIEHLTRLFEAEEVRYQNGLETLLVDE
- the ybeD gene encoding DUF493 family protein YbeD: MKTHFDELLDFPAVLNFKVMGIACDELPDLIVAELQKHTPGDYAPTVKASSKGNYHSVSVAVTVTSKEHVELVYTSLNAIEQVRYVL